From Calditrichota bacterium, one genomic window encodes:
- a CDS encoding aldo/keto reductase — protein MLKSATPEATKLYSKKYETLNYEHLGQTNLSVSQAGFGGYRVHISVDEHRQALEYALTHGINLIDTSSNYANGGSEELIGAAFKNLSEEKKLKRDEIVIVSKVGYLQGQNFQLSQQLKQQGKPFPDLVEYGSGLEHCIHPDFLADQLTRSLNRLQMKTIDVYLLHNPEYYLLWAHKQGMDLEEARTEYYRRIEQAFMQLEIEVQNGRIQFYGISSNTFPIPSKHYDFTSLEKVWDIAESISKNHKFRVVQMPMNLFETGAATEPNLSDNQSPLKFAEIKKIAVLVNRPLNAFSGNHMKRLVTLETSVEFDQDALQEKFSQIVNMESDFVSNILPVLNADEDTQKKFSGYFSSGSYLSTNWQKLGPYWQWIESQALFLTDQISHAVQQVNDLPDKSKETIKWLDDYVELFNTLLGYLTLYLGEKISKENKIHFDKIKDINKVLNKCESLQELALSALLNSDGVTTTLVGMRRKEYVQDVLNILKQSKINLPKDFWINTNKQ, from the coding sequence ATGCTCAAATCTGCCACGCCAGAAGCAACAAAACTTTACTCTAAAAAATATGAAACTTTAAACTATGAACACCTTGGGCAGACAAATCTCTCCGTTAGCCAGGCAGGGTTTGGAGGTTACCGCGTCCATATTTCTGTAGATGAACACAGACAGGCGCTGGAATACGCGCTGACACATGGCATTAACCTTATCGATACAAGCAGTAACTATGCTAATGGTGGTTCTGAAGAGCTGATTGGTGCAGCATTCAAAAACCTATCCGAAGAAAAAAAACTAAAACGCGATGAGATTGTAATTGTCAGTAAAGTGGGCTATTTGCAGGGACAAAATTTTCAACTGAGCCAACAACTGAAACAACAAGGAAAACCATTTCCGGATCTGGTAGAATATGGCAGTGGCCTTGAACACTGCATCCATCCCGATTTTCTTGCGGATCAATTAACAAGAAGTTTAAATCGTTTGCAAATGAAAACAATCGATGTCTACCTTTTACATAATCCTGAGTACTATCTTTTGTGGGCACACAAGCAAGGCATGGATTTAGAGGAAGCCCGCACAGAATATTATCGGCGAATTGAGCAGGCATTTATGCAGCTGGAAATTGAAGTGCAAAATGGGCGCATTCAGTTTTACGGAATTAGTTCAAATACTTTTCCAATACCATCCAAACATTATGATTTTACCAGCCTGGAAAAGGTTTGGGATATTGCTGAAAGTATTTCTAAAAACCATAAATTCCGGGTTGTTCAAATGCCAATGAATTTATTTGAAACTGGCGCGGCTACAGAACCAAATCTATCCGACAATCAGTCTCCTCTTAAATTTGCGGAAATAAAAAAGATTGCAGTTTTAGTAAACAGACCGCTCAATGCTTTTTCTGGAAACCATATGAAACGATTGGTAACCCTGGAAACAAGTGTTGAGTTTGATCAGGATGCGTTGCAAGAGAAGTTCTCTCAAATTGTCAATATGGAATCTGATTTTGTCTCTAATATATTACCCGTTTTAAATGCAGATGAAGACACACAAAAAAAGTTTTCCGGTTATTTTTCGAGCGGGAGCTATTTAAGTACAAACTGGCAAAAACTAGGCCCGTATTGGCAATGGATTGAAAGCCAGGCTCTTTTTTTAACAGATCAAATTAGTCATGCAGTTCAGCAAGTAAATGATCTTCCGGATAAAAGCAAAGAGACCATTAAATGGCTGGATGACTATGTTGAATTATTTAACACTTTGTTGGGGTATTTAACTTTATACCTTGGTGAAAAAATCTCTAAAGAAAACAAAATACATTTTGATAAAATAAAAGATATTAACAAAGTCTTAAATAAATGTGAAAGTCTTCAAGAATTGGCACTTAGCGCCTTATTGAATAGCGATGGTGTCACCACAACCTTAGTTGGTATGCGCCGCAAAGAATATGTGCAGGATGTGTTAAATATTCTGAAACAATCCAAAATAAATCTCCCAAAGGATTTCTGGATAAATACAAATAAACAATAA
- a CDS encoding outer membrane beta-barrel protein, which produces MKKGLLLLLLIFILPFATIAQENKYFNSGKMVATAGVGLSGLGLGYGVGFEYGITDNIGVFPAFITHSYESGIQSWSFNAFDIWGTYHSKSISSWFGNSDKVDAYYMGGVTIVSFGVESGIAKEETSSSFGFGVGAGGRYHFSDKLAAYGEGRYRFASFKTDSYSLAIAWYSLNVGVSYAIN; this is translated from the coding sequence ATGAAGAAGGGATTACTTTTACTATTATTAATTTTTATTTTACCTTTTGCAACCATCGCCCAGGAAAACAAATATTTTAATTCTGGCAAGATGGTAGCAACAGCCGGCGTTGGCTTGTCTGGTTTAGGATTAGGATATGGCGTGGGGTTTGAATATGGAATTACAGATAATATTGGCGTGTTTCCTGCTTTTATCACACATAGTTATGAGAGTGGTATACAATCTTGGTCATTTAATGCTTTTGATATATGGGGTACTTATCATTCTAAATCAATAAGCAGTTGGTTTGGTAATAGCGATAAAGTTGATGCGTATTATATGGGTGGCGTTACAATCGTTTCATTTGGAGTAGAAAGCGGTATTGCGAAAGAGGAGACATCTTCTTCATTTGGTTTTGGTGTAGGTGCCGGTGGGCGTTATCACTTTAGTGATAAACTTGCTGCATACGGTGAAGGAAGATATCGTTTTGCAAGTTTTAAAACCGATAGTTATAGTCTTGCCATTGCATGGTACAGCTTAAATGTAGGAGTTTCTTACGCAATAAATTAA
- a CDS encoding thioredoxin family protein: MRITYRLIVLFLFIGFSTLTASDKIALGQKAPGFELISSDNEKHSLEQYKGKIVVLEWINFGCPFVKKHYKSSNMQNLQKKYVEQEVVWLAICSSATGKQGHMEQLKIPAKLKDKGFNATAYLIDESGDVGKLYEAKTTPHMFVINKEGTLIYDGAIDDKKSTKIADIKTADNYVVNILDSLLDGKKPEPLKTSPYGCSVKYK; this comes from the coding sequence ATGCGAATCACTTATCGTTTAATAGTTTTATTTTTGTTCATTGGCTTTTCTACTTTAACTGCGAGCGATAAAATCGCCCTTGGCCAAAAGGCTCCTGGTTTTGAGTTGATCAGTTCAGACAATGAAAAGCATAGTTTGGAGCAATACAAAGGTAAAATTGTTGTTTTGGAATGGATAAACTTTGGTTGTCCTTTTGTAAAGAAGCATTATAAAAGTTCTAATATGCAAAATCTGCAGAAGAAATACGTTGAACAGGAAGTTGTTTGGCTGGCAATTTGCTCATCAGCGACTGGTAAACAAGGGCATATGGAGCAATTAAAAATACCTGCTAAACTCAAAGATAAAGGATTTAATGCAACAGCTTATCTGATTGATGAATCAGGTGATGTGGGTAAGTTGTATGAAGCAAAGACCACTCCTCATATGTTTGTGATAAATAAAGAAGGTACCTTAATTTATGATGGAGCTATTGATGACAAAAAATCCACAAAGATAGCCGATATTAAAACGGCAGATAATTATGTTGTGAATATTCTTGATTCACTGCTAGATGGAAAAAAACCGGAACCATTAAAGACTTCTCCTTATGGCTGTTCTGTAAAGTATAAATAA
- a CDS encoding DUF255 domain-containing protein gives MYRINKIAVLLFFLISFSTTVLYSAESSIKRSENVEAQLISEVNSIQPGKSFTIALRMKMDDHWHTYWRNGGDSGLPTEIEWTLPDGFEAGEMKYPFPEKIDTPPLVTYGYHDQIFLLTEITVSENIKPGEVVNLIARADWLECDEVCIPGGVDLQLNLQISEDQSTIDEKWVQTFSDARILLPLKDSGWKFAFSENGNQIHIQGNKPDWFDSDLGKVYFFPYEYGLIDYAKPQQATFANGLLTLTAPRPDAAEKMVVEGILVSQNGWRGEGSERSHYIKIEEPSELINETESKSGGFGTIFYYLLLAFGGGMILNLMPCVLPVLSLKIMGFVQQANEDKSQAWKHGAVFTLGVLVSFWVLAGSLLVLRAGGEQLGWGFQLQEPVFLIILSAFLFLFGISMFGVFEIGTSLTTIEGKTGNKSGFVGSFISGITATVVATPCTAPFMGSALGFSLTQPEWISMLVFTFLALGMAFPYVILASMPSLLKFIPKPGRWMESMKEFMGFLLLATVLWLLWVLGLQAGSNMVIVVLGALLLLGIAGWIYGRWGNLAMSLKSRRISTSVAIVLTIATLFFTIDSVDTFAQTPQSNLASSSEGIQWQDYSESLVNDLKTAGQPIFLDFTAAWCLSCQVNERVAFSSEEVQNKFTELGINAIKADWTSRDDKITKALAEFGRNSVPLYVYFPAGENSKPVLLPELITPGIVLQTLEENGSGGLTSK, from the coding sequence ATGTACCGAATTAACAAAATTGCTGTTTTACTTTTTTTTCTTATCTCATTTTCAACAACTGTGCTTTATTCTGCCGAATCGTCTATCAAACGATCTGAGAATGTAGAAGCGCAGCTTATTTCAGAAGTAAATTCCATTCAACCGGGAAAAAGTTTTACAATTGCCTTACGCATGAAAATGGATGATCATTGGCACACCTACTGGCGCAATGGAGGAGACTCCGGATTACCAACAGAAATAGAATGGACATTACCGGATGGATTTGAAGCCGGTGAAATGAAATACCCATTCCCGGAAAAAATAGATACACCACCTTTGGTAACTTATGGTTATCATGACCAAATATTTCTGCTAACTGAAATAACTGTTTCTGAAAATATTAAGCCGGGCGAGGTAGTTAATTTAATTGCCCGTGCAGATTGGTTGGAATGTGATGAAGTATGTATTCCCGGTGGTGTTGATCTTCAATTAAACCTTCAAATTTCGGAAGACCAAAGCACGATTGATGAAAAATGGGTACAAACCTTTTCTGATGCTCGTATTTTACTTCCATTAAAAGATAGCGGCTGGAAATTTGCTTTTAGTGAAAACGGGAATCAAATCCATATTCAAGGGAATAAACCGGATTGGTTTGATTCGGATTTGGGCAAAGTTTATTTCTTTCCTTATGAATACGGATTAATCGACTATGCAAAGCCCCAGCAAGCAACCTTTGCAAACGGACTTTTAACCTTAACTGCACCTCGCCCTGATGCGGCTGAAAAAATGGTTGTTGAAGGAATTCTTGTATCACAAAATGGTTGGCGCGGAGAAGGCTCTGAACGCTCACATTATATAAAAATTGAAGAACCATCAGAATTAATAAATGAGACAGAATCTAAATCCGGTGGATTTGGAACGATTTTTTATTATCTGTTGTTGGCATTCGGCGGTGGTATGATTTTGAATTTAATGCCTTGTGTTTTACCAGTCCTTTCCTTAAAAATTATGGGATTTGTTCAGCAAGCCAATGAAGACAAATCTCAGGCTTGGAAACACGGTGCAGTTTTTACTTTGGGTGTTTTGGTTTCATTTTGGGTTTTAGCCGGCAGCCTTCTTGTTCTCAGAGCCGGAGGTGAACAACTTGGATGGGGTTTTCAACTTCAGGAACCTGTTTTCTTAATCATATTGTCCGCTTTCCTTTTTCTTTTTGGGATTAGTATGTTTGGTGTTTTTGAGATTGGAACATCTTTAACAACTATTGAAGGTAAAACAGGGAACAAGTCGGGTTTTGTAGGATCATTTATTAGTGGAATCACAGCAACAGTTGTTGCAACACCATGTACGGCGCCTTTTATGGGTTCGGCACTAGGGTTTTCTCTTACCCAGCCTGAATGGATATCCATGTTGGTATTTACATTTCTTGCGCTCGGAATGGCCTTTCCATATGTGATTTTAGCATCGATGCCATCATTGCTAAAGTTTATTCCCAAGCCTGGCCGCTGGATGGAATCTATGAAAGAATTTATGGGATTTTTATTACTGGCAACGGTTTTATGGCTTCTTTGGGTTTTAGGTTTACAAGCCGGTTCAAATATGGTTATTGTTGTTTTAGGAGCCTTACTGCTTTTGGGTATCGCAGGATGGATTTATGGACGCTGGGGAAACTTGGCCATGTCCCTGAAATCAAGAAGAATATCAACCTCTGTGGCGATTGTTTTAACCATTGCCACGTTGTTTTTTACAATTGACAGTGTTGATACTTTTGCACAAACGCCGCAAAGTAATTTGGCGTCAAGTTCTGAAGGAATACAATGGCAAGACTATTCTGAGTCACTTGTAAATGATCTCAAAACCGCAGGGCAACCAATCTTTCTGGATTTTACTGCAGCCTGGTGTTTAAGCTGTCAGGTTAATGAACGTGTGGCATTCAGCTCCGAAGAAGTTCAAAATAAATTCACAGAGTTGGGCATTAATGCGATTAAGGCTGATTGGACATCACGGGATGACAAAATCACTAAAGCATTGGCAGAATTTGGGCGTAACAGTGTTCCTCTTTATGTTTACTTTCCGGCAGGTGAAAATAGTAAACCGGTTTTGCTTCCGGAATTAATTACACCCGGAATTGTGTTACAAACCCTTGAAGAAAATGGATCAGGTGGATTAACATCTAAGTAG
- a CDS encoding MATE family efflux transporter, with protein MNKQILKLAIPNIISNLAVPILGVVDTALVGHMEGLSHLGAIAIGGMIFNFIYWSFGFLRMGTTGLTAQAFGRKSKSDVIHILLRALIVALVSALFLIIAQQVILKISLLLVSTSPDIAKHASVYFKIRIYAAPATLGLYAFHGWFLGMQNARYPLYLTIIANVANLLLNLLFIKVYNMNSEGIALGTVIAQYLGLFSAIILFLYSYKSHLNKIIRSAIFEIDQIRKFFSVNGDIFIRTMTLIFSFSFFTAQSAKMGDDILAVNTILLQLWMVFSFGIDGFAFAAESIVGKYVGSGDKVKLKLTIRYIFLWGISLGALFSLSYFLFGNQILNIFTDKTQILALCLVYYPWTIVAPVINSFCYIWDGIYIGATATKAMRNTMLISTLLFFLPMFYIGMALFENHGIWLAMLLFMIARWISLQLVSKKHIYNE; from the coding sequence ATGAACAAACAAATCTTAAAGCTAGCCATTCCTAATATTATCAGCAACCTCGCTGTTCCCATTCTTGGTGTAGTAGATACAGCACTTGTTGGCCACATGGAAGGATTGTCGCATCTTGGTGCAATCGCTATTGGCGGAATGATTTTTAATTTTATTTATTGGAGTTTTGGATTTCTTAGGATGGGCACTACAGGGTTGACAGCCCAGGCATTTGGTAGAAAAAGTAAAAGTGATGTCATACATATCTTACTAAGAGCTTTGATTGTTGCACTGGTTTCGGCCTTATTCTTAATAATCGCCCAACAAGTTATTTTAAAGATAAGTTTATTACTTGTTTCAACTTCGCCAGATATTGCAAAGCACGCTTCGGTTTATTTTAAAATCAGGATATATGCTGCTCCGGCAACTTTGGGTTTATACGCCTTTCACGGTTGGTTTTTAGGAATGCAAAATGCCAGGTATCCGCTTTATCTTACAATTATAGCAAATGTGGCAAACTTATTGTTAAACCTGTTATTTATAAAAGTTTATAACATGAACTCTGAGGGCATCGCGCTTGGAACAGTAATTGCCCAATATTTGGGTTTGTTTTCAGCAATTATCCTTTTCCTTTATTCTTACAAATCTCATTTAAATAAGATTATTAGATCTGCCATATTTGAGATTGACCAAATAAGAAAATTCTTTTCAGTCAACGGCGATATTTTTATCCGAACAATGACACTAATTTTTAGCTTTTCATTTTTTACAGCACAATCAGCAAAAATGGGTGATGATATTCTGGCCGTAAATACTATTCTTTTACAGTTGTGGATGGTTTTTTCTTTTGGAATAGATGGATTCGCTTTTGCTGCAGAAAGTATTGTAGGAAAATATGTTGGATCGGGCGATAAGGTTAAACTAAAATTAACAATCCGTTATATTTTTCTTTGGGGAATTAGCCTAGGTGCGCTTTTCTCTTTATCTTACTTTTTATTTGGAAACCAGATATTAAACATTTTTACAGATAAAACACAGATTTTGGCTTTATGCTTAGTTTATTATCCATGGACAATTGTTGCACCTGTAATAAACAGCTTTTGCTATATCTGGGATGGGATTTACATTGGCGCAACTGCAACAAAAGCAATGCGAAACACAATGCTTATTTCAACTCTGTTATTTTTTTTACCAATGTTTTACATAGGCATGGCGCTTTTTGAAAACCATGGAATTTGGCTGGCGATGCTCTTATTCATGATAGCACGCTGGATATCTCTTCAACTTGTATCAAAAAAACATATTTATAATGAATAA
- a CDS encoding phosphatase PAP2 family protein produces MFERSPDYKFPFALIVVSFFVDRSVQKMALKNKTTFNDNIFEIDRYYGDKYVTGASLLGLYGISYLADSDQMKRLSEKAILSTVVTGAVVVSLKELFGRSRPYRNQGTLHFKPFAFKESRRSFPSGHAAVTFAISTVFANEIDNPWWKTFWYGSATAVAAARIYRNDHWLSDVLTGGALGHFIALKTSEMYENKKATPVFGMALVQENVVLSMQIKF; encoded by the coding sequence ATGTTTGAACGGTCACCCGATTATAAGTTTCCGTTTGCATTGATTGTTGTATCTTTTTTTGTTGACCGATCGGTGCAAAAAATGGCCTTAAAAAACAAAACAACTTTTAATGATAATATTTTTGAAATTGATCGTTATTATGGTGATAAATATGTTACAGGTGCTTCCCTGCTTGGGCTTTATGGAATTTCCTATTTAGCAGATAGCGACCAAATGAAACGATTAAGCGAAAAGGCAATTCTCTCAACTGTTGTAACTGGTGCGGTTGTGGTTAGCTTAAAAGAACTGTTTGGCAGATCACGTCCATACAGAAACCAGGGAACATTACATTTTAAACCTTTTGCATTTAAAGAATCACGCCGCTCTTTTCCATCCGGGCATGCTGCTGTAACTTTCGCAATATCAACCGTTTTTGCCAATGAAATTGATAACCCCTGGTGGAAAACATTTTGGTATGGCTCCGCTACTGCTGTTGCTGCTGCAAGAATATACAGGAATGACCATTGGTTATCGGATGTTTTAACTGGCGGGGCACTTGGGCATTTTATTGCATTAAAGACTTCAGAAATGTATGAAAACAAAAAAGCCACCCCAGTATTTGGAATGGCTTTAGTTCAAGAAAACGTTGTACTTTCAATGCAGATTAAATTTTGA
- a CDS encoding sugar transferase, producing the protein MKKPSFIKKNWDSLVVTWLFFGDLIAFNASFLLAQYIRFSTIKIFDQYFELVIVINILFFLISSFTGLYRGIARTSLTEQKEHLRKFAFYTGLVLMSYLYLIKGSEYSRGVMIIFVMLQYIVLDVLHTITFKVIQSLNKRNIGSKSTLIVGADDSAIEFYYNLKMNFDYGYDIKGFLRNGHPRVISEKIKDKILGHYEDINGILDQNGIDRVFIVSDSMYEPKYVPIRKACDDKNIKLKMVSPQTLSLINQFHVKDITGVPLTTQSYRTRYNKSKITLKRVFDLFVAITGMLLISPFFMLISLLIKLTSKGPVFFKQTRSLSASGETFEFIKFRTMYTNAEEIKEKLMDQNETNGALFKMKDDPRVTMMGKFLRKYSLDELPQLINVLKGEMSLVGPRPLPIKDFSNIENGKINYDWYEKRSETKPGITGLWQISGRSNLTFEEMVMLDLYYIENQSLVFDLEILFDTIPIVLTGKGAY; encoded by the coding sequence ATGAAAAAACCATCATTTATCAAAAAAAATTGGGATAGCCTTGTAGTTACCTGGCTCTTTTTTGGTGATCTTATTGCCTTCAATGCCTCGTTTTTGCTGGCTCAATATATTCGTTTCAGTACAATAAAAATATTCGATCAATATTTTGAACTTGTTATCGTAATTAACATCCTCTTTTTTCTGATATCCAGTTTTACAGGACTTTACCGTGGTATAGCCAGAACTTCTCTTACAGAGCAAAAAGAGCATCTGCGCAAATTTGCCTTTTATACGGGCTTGGTTTTAATGTCCTATCTTTATCTGATTAAGGGAAGTGAGTATTCACGCGGTGTTATGATTATTTTTGTGATGCTTCAGTATATTGTTTTGGATGTTCTTCACACAATTACCTTTAAAGTTATTCAGAGCCTAAATAAAAGAAATATCGGTTCTAAAAGTACGCTGATTGTTGGAGCAGATGATAGCGCCATTGAATTTTATTATAATTTAAAAATGAATTTTGATTATGGCTATGATATAAAAGGATTTTTAAGAAATGGCCATCCAAGAGTTATATCTGAAAAAATAAAAGATAAAATTTTAGGTCACTACGAAGACATTAATGGTATTTTAGACCAAAATGGTATTGACCGTGTTTTTATTGTAAGTGATTCCATGTATGAACCAAAGTATGTCCCAATTCGTAAAGCGTGTGATGATAAAAACATCAAATTGAAAATGGTATCTCCTCAAACACTTTCACTGATTAATCAGTTCCATGTTAAAGATATTACAGGTGTTCCATTAACAACACAATCTTATAGAACACGTTATAACAAAAGTAAGATTACTTTAAAGCGGGTATTTGATTTGTTTGTTGCTATAACCGGAATGCTGCTGATATCTCCATTTTTCATGCTAATCAGTCTTCTGATTAAGCTTACTTCAAAAGGCCCGGTCTTTTTTAAACAAACAAGAAGTTTATCTGCATCAGGCGAAACATTTGAGTTTATTAAATTCCGCACAATGTATACGAATGCAGAAGAAATAAAAGAAAAACTAATGGACCAAAATGAGACAAACGGTGCATTGTTTAAAATGAAAGATGACCCTCGTGTTACAATGATGGGTAAATTCTTGCGCAAATACAGCCTGGATGAATTACCGCAGTTAATCAATGTTCTAAAAGGTGAGATGTCGTTAGTGGGGCCACGTCCTTTGCCAATAAAGGATTTTTCAAATATAGAAAATGGAAAAATTAATTATGATTGGTATGAAAAACGTTCGGAAACCAAACCAGGGATTACAGGTTTATGGCAAATCAGCGGACGAAGTAACTTAACTTTTGAAGAAATGGTTATGTTGGATTTATATTATATCGAGAATCAATCGCTGGTATTCGATTTAGAAATTCTTTTTGATACAATCCCCATTGTTCTGACAGGCAAAGGGGCATATTAA
- a CDS encoding GDP-L-fucose synthase, with product MNKNSKIFVAGHRGLVGSAIVRRLEKEGFTNLVLKTRSEVDLTRQAEVETFFESERPEFVFLSAAKVGGIHANNTYPAEFIYQNMMIQNNVINSAHKITVKKLLFLGSSCIYPKFAPQPMKEDHLLTGELEPTNEAYAIAKISGMKMAEFYNKQYGANFISAMPTNLYGPGDNYDLQNSHVLPALIRKFHEAKEENKPFVEIWGTGKPKREFLFVDDLAEACIFLMQNYNDIGFVNVGTGEDVSIKELVSIVREIVGYQGELKYNTDKPDGTPRKLMDVSKINKLGWVAKTNLREGIEKTYLNYKKL from the coding sequence ATGAATAAAAACTCAAAAATATTTGTAGCAGGGCATAGAGGCCTTGTTGGATCAGCAATAGTTAGAAGATTAGAAAAAGAAGGTTTTACAAACTTAGTTTTAAAAACACGATCAGAAGTTGATCTCACAAGACAAGCAGAAGTTGAAACATTTTTTGAATCTGAAAGACCGGAATTTGTTTTTCTTTCAGCCGCAAAAGTGGGTGGTATTCATGCAAATAATACATATCCTGCTGAATTTATCTATCAAAACATGATGATCCAGAATAATGTTATCAATAGCGCTCATAAAATTACCGTAAAGAAACTATTATTCTTGGGAAGTTCATGTATTTATCCTAAGTTTGCGCCGCAACCGATGAAAGAAGATCACCTGCTTACTGGTGAACTGGAACCAACAAACGAAGCTTATGCCATAGCAAAAATATCCGGAATGAAAATGGCCGAGTTTTATAATAAACAATATGGTGCCAATTTTATATCAGCGATGCCAACTAACTTATACGGACCCGGAGATAACTACGATTTACAAAATTCCCATGTTTTGCCGGCGCTCATTCGTAAATTTCATGAAGCAAAAGAAGAAAACAAGCCTTTTGTAGAAATATGGGGTACTGGTAAGCCAAAACGTGAGTTTTTATTTGTTGATGACTTAGCCGAAGCATGCATATTTTTAATGCAAAACTACAATGATATTGGATTTGTAAATGTCGGCACCGGTGAGGATGTTAGCATAAAAGAATTGGTTTCAATAGTCCGGGAGATTGTTGGTTACCAGGGAGAATTGAAATACAACACAGACAAGCCGGATGGTACTCCCCGCAAATTAATGGATGTGTCAAAAATTAACAAATTGGGTTGGGTAGCAAAAACAAATCTTAGGGAAGGAATCGAAAAAACTTACCTAAACTATAAAAAATTATAG